From Vagococcus jeotgali, one genomic window encodes:
- a CDS encoding phosphate-starvation-inducible PsiE family protein, whose product MTDKYQKVLSITMNIFLGVLAILVLIYMGMDLVSIFKLIFHDGHVDSIDTIANYILGFFMLFEFIIMTLKYIEDAHNVPIKYLVLISITAILRQLLVVHDNGLQTLLLTLSILILTFTLYLLELTKVKEKERKSVKKID is encoded by the coding sequence ATGACAGATAAGTATCAAAAAGTATTAAGTATTACCATGAATATTTTTTTAGGAGTATTAGCGATTTTAGTTTTGATTTATATGGGAATGGATTTAGTTTCCATTTTTAAACTCATTTTTCATGATGGACATGTTGATTCAATTGATACGATTGCAAATTACATACTAGGCTTTTTCATGTTGTTTGAGTTTATTATTATGACACTAAAATATATTGAAGATGCTCATAATGTACCAATTAAATACTTAGTTTTAATTAGTATCACAGCCATATTAAGACAGCTACTGGTTGTTCATGATAACGGGTTGCAAACGTTACTATTAACATTATCTATTTTGATTTTAACCTTCACCTTATATTTACTTGAGTTGACTAAAGTGAAAGAAAAAGAGCGTAAATCAGTTAAAAAAATTGACTAA
- the menC gene encoding o-succinylbenzoate synthase → MKIKSIRSYLVNLPLITPFKTSYGELHEKKCDIIIVTDELGNEGYGELVAFETPDYVSETLDTERLIISKDIIPLLINKKIKHPEVVTELLKPVKGHWMGKSAVETAIWDLYAKRQHVSLSELFHSQSKHLVVGVSVGIQEDLDLLLEQVGNYVEAGYDRVKLKIKPGYDYEPLRVIKEAYPNIMLMADANSAYTLKDINQLKKLDTLNLMMVEQPFSTDDFLDHAILAKEIETPICLDENIRSVEDCKLVVALGSAHAINLKIPRVGGITEAQKIVAYCLDQGLLVWLGGMLESGVGRALNLQFASQAGFGFPGDISATSRYFHQDVINEEFILHNGCLPVPQGIGIGVTLNKEVLGI, encoded by the coding sequence ATGAAAATTAAATCTATTCGTTCTTATCTAGTGAACTTACCGTTAATCACTCCTTTTAAAACAAGCTACGGAGAGTTACATGAGAAAAAATGTGACATTATCATAGTGACAGATGAATTAGGAAATGAGGGGTACGGGGAGCTAGTTGCTTTTGAAACCCCTGATTATGTGTCAGAGACACTAGACACTGAACGTCTCATTATTTCAAAAGATATCATCCCCCTGCTAATTAATAAAAAGATCAAACACCCAGAAGTTGTGACAGAGTTATTAAAACCAGTAAAAGGACATTGGATGGGAAAATCAGCTGTTGAGACGGCTATTTGGGATTTATATGCTAAGCGTCAACATGTCAGTTTAAGTGAGCTGTTTCATAGTCAAAGTAAGCATTTAGTTGTAGGTGTTAGTGTAGGTATTCAAGAAGATTTGGATTTGTTGTTAGAACAAGTTGGGAATTATGTTGAGGCAGGATATGACCGAGTGAAGTTAAAAATTAAACCAGGATATGATTACGAGCCACTACGGGTCATTAAAGAAGCATATCCTAATATAATGTTAATGGCTGATGCTAATTCTGCATACACCCTAAAAGATATTAATCAACTTAAAAAACTGGATACTCTTAACTTGATGATGGTTGAGCAACCATTTTCTACTGATGATTTTTTAGACCATGCAATTCTTGCTAAGGAGATAGAAACGCCTATCTGTTTAGATGAAAATATCCGCAGTGTTGAGGATTGTAAATTAGTAGTAGCTCTTGGCAGTGCTCACGCTATCAATTTGAAAATTCCTCGAGTTGGAGGCATTACTGAAGCACAAAAAATTGTTGCCTATTGCCTAGATCAAGGATTATTAGTATGGCTTGGTGGTATGTTAGAGTCTGGGGTAGGAAGAGCTTTAAATTTACAATTTGCTTCTCAAGCAGGTTTTGGTTTTCCTGGAGATATTTCAGCAACAAGCAGATATTTTCATCAAGATGTGATTAATGAAGAATTTATCTTACATAATGGGTGTTTACCAGTACCACAAGGCATTGGCATTGGTGTCACTTTAAATAAAGAAGTATTAGGTATTTAA
- the menH gene encoding 2-succinyl-6-hydroxy-2,4-cyclohexadiene-1-carboxylate synthase, with protein MKSNSPRYFIKKWGNPSKDIPPLVCLHGFTGSSKTFESLFDNRQLDFQVIAIDLIGHGQTSVVVDKMYYTFENMCDEVILELKKIGVVYFSLFGYSMGARLALGIASKYPDHISHLILESGSPGLKTTQEQESRRASDEKLALKIEEEGVASFVDFWENIALFDSQKSLPKKSQEKIRQERLSQQVFGLANSLRFMGTGSQPSFWPKLKEMTLESITLIVGELDSKFITIALEMKRENSKFQFITIKEAGHCVHLEKPDEVYQVINSIMKGGAI; from the coding sequence ATGAAGTCGAATAGTCCTCGTTACTTTATTAAAAAATGGGGTAATCCAAGCAAGGATATACCTCCTTTAGTTTGTCTTCACGGCTTTACAGGTAGTTCTAAAACATTTGAGTCTTTATTTGATAATAGACAGCTGGATTTTCAAGTCATTGCTATTGATTTAATTGGTCACGGGCAAACAAGTGTAGTTGTTGACAAGATGTATTATACATTTGAAAATATGTGTGATGAAGTCATCCTTGAGTTAAAAAAAATAGGTGTCGTGTATTTTTCTTTATTTGGTTATTCTATGGGGGCTAGACTTGCCTTAGGTATTGCAAGTAAATATCCAGACCACATTAGTCATTTGATTTTAGAAAGTGGCTCACCTGGACTTAAAACAACTCAAGAACAAGAAAGTAGAAGGGCATCAGATGAGAAGCTAGCACTTAAAATTGAAGAGGAGGGCGTTGCTTCTTTTGTTGATTTTTGGGAAAATATTGCTTTGTTTGACAGTCAAAAATCATTGCCGAAAAAGTCTCAAGAAAAAATCAGGCAAGAAAGATTATCCCAACAAGTTTTTGGTCTAGCTAATAGTTTACGTTTTATGGGAACAGGCTCTCAGCCCAGTTTTTGGCCAAAGCTTAAAGAGATGACACTTGAGAGTATAACGTTAATAGTAGGTGAATTAGATTCAAAATTTATCACTATTGCTTTAGAGATGAAAAGAGAAAATTCTAAGTTTCAATTCATAACTATTAAAGAGGCAGGTCATTGTGTTCATCTTGAAAAACCAGATGAGGTATATCAAGTTATTAATAGTATTATGAAAGGAGGGGCAATATGA
- the menD gene encoding 2-succinyl-5-enolpyruvyl-6-hydroxy-3-cyclohexene-1-carboxylic-acid synthase produces MTNYQEEMTDYLNTVVDALYQQGVRQAVISPGSRSTPLALLLHRYELIETTVGVDERSAAFFALGKSLSSQEPVVLLCTSGTAAANYYPAICEAFESCIPLIVLTTDRPHELRHVGAPQTMDQQALYGNHVKAFLDFSLPENSEEMLNYAFWQTSRLTSLAKQNPRGPVQLNFPLREPLLPDLERQVPDMTHFKVVISGVKSLSKEQLNQLAQPLSGKKILVVIGGVHTPKEAKELLQVAQRFNWPVIADPLVNALNCGFQTDLYISHADLMIPFISKEMNPDLVLRIGSYPISKEVMLYLKKLKKPTYWLDEMEHFADMLKQSDVIIQSDLSQFLEMLKEVNLTPSTADWTNRWVSIHTAVSDICSLKETNHSLTEIEVSQIVFRQMTPYSQLFLSNSLSIRHIDRFAQSLPYEFQVFGNRGVNGIDGIVSSAMGMASCQANHQSVLLTGDLTLYHDMNGMLWAKQQNIPLTIVLLNNQGGGIFSYLPQQTLDKSDFEPLFGTPLEIDFKDVAQLYGASYDLVSTKEELETCLNRHVFQLIEIRTNRDANVSELEQIKNKVKEICVNEVE; encoded by the coding sequence ATGACAAATTATCAAGAAGAAATGACAGATTATTTAAACACTGTTGTTGATGCTTTGTATCAACAAGGGGTACGTCAAGCTGTGATTAGCCCTGGGTCAAGATCTACCCCTCTAGCCTTGTTGTTACATCGTTATGAGTTGATTGAAACGACAGTTGGTGTTGACGAGCGATCAGCTGCTTTTTTTGCTTTAGGAAAGAGCTTATCTTCTCAAGAGCCGGTCGTGTTACTTTGTACGTCTGGAACAGCGGCTGCTAATTATTATCCTGCTATTTGTGAAGCATTTGAGAGTTGTATTCCGTTAATTGTATTAACAACGGATAGACCTCATGAATTACGACACGTCGGTGCTCCTCAAACAATGGATCAACAAGCACTATACGGAAATCATGTTAAAGCATTCTTAGATTTTAGTTTACCTGAAAATTCAGAAGAGATGCTAAATTATGCGTTTTGGCAAACCTCTCGTTTAACTAGTCTAGCTAAACAAAACCCGCGTGGTCCTGTTCAATTAAATTTTCCATTGCGTGAACCGCTTCTACCTGATTTAGAGCGACAAGTACCAGATATGACTCATTTTAAAGTAGTCATATCAGGAGTTAAGTCGTTATCAAAAGAACAACTTAATCAATTAGCTCAGCCCCTTAGTGGTAAAAAGATACTAGTTGTCATAGGTGGTGTACACACACCTAAAGAGGCTAAGGAGTTATTACAAGTCGCACAACGATTTAATTGGCCCGTTATTGCAGATCCACTAGTTAATGCGTTGAATTGCGGCTTTCAAACTGACTTGTATATCAGTCATGCTGATTTGATGATACCTTTTATATCAAAGGAGATGAATCCTGATTTAGTCCTTAGAATCGGAAGTTATCCTATTAGTAAAGAAGTGATGTTGTATTTAAAAAAATTAAAAAAACCAACCTATTGGCTAGATGAGATGGAACATTTTGCTGATATGCTAAAGCAAAGTGATGTGATTATTCAATCAGATTTAAGTCAGTTTTTAGAAATGCTAAAAGAAGTGAACTTGACCCCATCTACTGCTGATTGGACTAATAGATGGGTATCAATCCATACGGCTGTATCTGATATTTGCTCTTTAAAAGAAACAAATCATTCGTTAACTGAAATTGAAGTGAGTCAAATAGTCTTTAGACAAATGACCCCTTACTCTCAGTTGTTTTTATCTAATAGTTTATCTATTCGTCATATTGATAGATTTGCTCAGTCATTACCTTATGAATTTCAAGTTTTTGGTAACCGTGGTGTTAATGGTATTGATGGTATTGTATCTAGTGCTATGGGAATGGCTAGTTGTCAAGCTAATCATCAGTCAGTTCTACTTACGGGAGATTTGACACTTTATCATGATATGAACGGGATGTTATGGGCGAAGCAACAGAATATCCCGTTGACTATTGTTCTATTAAATAATCAAGGTGGGGGAATATTTTCTTATTTACCACAGCAAACACTGGATAAGTCAGATTTTGAACCTCTATTTGGCACACCACTTGAAATTGATTTTAAAGATGTTGCTCAATTATATGGAGCAAGTTATGATTTGGTATCAACGAAAGAGGAGCTTGAAACATGCTTAAATAGACATGTGTTTCAATTAATTGAAATTAGAACTAACCGAGATGCTAACGTATCGGAGCTTGAGCAAATAAAAAATAAAGTGAAAGAGATCTGTGTAAATGAAGTCGAATAG
- a CDS encoding isochorismate synthase, with the protein MLDILLKDLDTYYKMGTYYYSLSTPIHNSQKAPFDYFKVLNKTQREVSFYFETPDKKLAMVGIGDLEVIFGGVQDISNWRRQLPIISRKSKIPGVGPFIFGSYPFFDELMITDTWGEFGRGCHILPQMVITLFEDQLYLTINVYGKDLVSLRQDVIAQWELCHELSSKSSVLVSNQSNILSQSEIGVDQWLETVDLAVGTLKSSSQIEKIVLAREMIVEKSEEIIPSDVLEQLKEQQANTFFFSLSWHDNTFIGATPERLLKASDDEFVTASIAGSTPRGKNKIEDDKLANALLNDKKNRYEHSIVLSRIKEDLSALTGNKVIESEVSILKNKDIQHLHVPLSVKRSESVSFSLGIETLHPTPALGGEPKNLSSEWLKNHEPLARGLYGAPIGWQSLIEDNGEYVVGIRSALINGKQARLFAGCGIVADSEKELEKMETLVKFKPMLRGLGGSVS; encoded by the coding sequence GTGTTAGATATATTACTAAAAGATTTAGATACTTACTACAAAATGGGAACATATTATTACTCACTTTCAACACCAATTCATAATAGTCAAAAAGCTCCTTTTGATTATTTCAAAGTATTAAACAAGACCCAAAGGGAGGTATCTTTTTATTTTGAAACTCCAGATAAAAAGCTAGCTATGGTAGGTATTGGTGATTTAGAAGTCATTTTTGGTGGTGTTCAAGACATATCTAATTGGAGAAGGCAGTTGCCTATTATCTCTAGAAAAAGTAAGATTCCAGGTGTAGGACCATTTATCTTTGGTAGTTATCCTTTCTTTGACGAATTGATGATAACTGACACTTGGGGAGAGTTTGGTAGAGGGTGTCATATATTGCCGCAAATGGTGATAACTTTGTTTGAAGATCAGCTCTATTTAACAATAAATGTTTATGGTAAGGATTTAGTTAGTCTTAGGCAGGATGTGATAGCACAGTGGGAGTTATGTCATGAGTTAAGTTCTAAATCAAGTGTATTAGTCAGTAATCAGTCTAATATTTTGTCTCAATCAGAAATAGGTGTGGATCAGTGGTTAGAGACTGTGGATTTAGCAGTAGGGACATTAAAGTCATCTAGCCAAATAGAAAAAATTGTCTTAGCTAGAGAGATGATCGTGGAAAAATCTGAAGAAATTATACCAAGTGATGTGTTAGAGCAGTTAAAAGAGCAACAAGCAAATACTTTCTTTTTTAGTTTGTCATGGCATGACAATACTTTTATTGGAGCGACACCTGAGCGTTTATTAAAAGCTAGTGACGATGAGTTTGTAACGGCAAGTATTGCAGGTTCAACTCCTCGAGGAAAAAATAAAATTGAGGATGATAAGCTAGCTAATGCTTTACTAAATGATAAGAAAAACAGATATGAGCATAGTATTGTTTTATCAAGAATCAAAGAGGATCTATCTGCTTTAACTGGTAACAAAGTAATAGAAAGTGAGGTATCTATTTTAAAGAACAAAGATATCCAACACTTACATGTCCCTTTATCAGTGAAGCGTTCCGAATCAGTATCTTTTTCATTGGGTATTGAGACACTTCATCCAACACCTGCTCTTGGAGGTGAACCTAAAAATCTAAGTTCTGAATGGTTAAAAAATCATGAACCCTTAGCTAGAGGATTATACGGAGCACCTATTGGTTGGCAGTCTTTAATAGAAGATAACGGAGAGTATGTCGTTGGCATTCGGTCTGCTCTAATTAACGGAAAGCAAGCTAGGTTATTTGCAGGTTGCGGTATTGTAGCTGATTCTGAAAAAGAATTAGAGAAAATGGAAACCTTAGTTAAATTTAAACCAATGTTAAGAGGATTAGGAGGAAGTGTTTCATGA
- the menE gene encoding o-succinylbenzoate--CoA ligase, giving the protein MEWLDRQAKNQAGRVALFYQGKSWTYSELNKAMLDLSNQLYHVLPKESKRVAIMSRNSNMMYIAILSLWHLKKEIVFLNTHLTQKELEYQLKDAQVSFVLCEEKFSSLLEDLPVNSLDLKSVSKMTIHSDTIAEVSTISGEDIASIMYTSGTTGKPKGVIQRFKNHYASAVATKDNMAITTEDNWLCAVPLFHISGLSILIRQLVLGSQVTLYNKFDAKKITQDLINAQGTVMSVVPTTLQSLMKELGDREYHPTFRSFLLGGAPASMMSLKTAQAKHVEVIQSFGMTETCSQVIALNNQDAAKHIGSVGKPLKHVELKLVTKSGEEAVANEPGELYLKGPSVVDGYLNDASFKEQYWSADGWFKTQDLALRDDSGYIYILSRLSDLIISGGENIYPKEIEDKCLLLNNVKDVAVVGQEDETWGAVPVVYLVGDVNQAELEKHLKQHLASYKIPKAVYYCRSLPKTASGKIAKHRLLTKEREDFLC; this is encoded by the coding sequence ATGGAGTGGCTAGATAGACAAGCTAAGAATCAAGCAGGTCGTGTTGCCCTTTTTTATCAAGGAAAATCATGGACTTACAGTGAACTAAACAAAGCTATGTTGGATTTATCAAATCAACTATATCACGTGCTACCAAAAGAGAGTAAGCGAGTAGCTATAATGAGTCGTAATTCTAATATGATGTATATCGCTATTTTAAGTTTATGGCATTTGAAGAAAGAGATTGTATTTTTAAATACCCATCTTACCCAAAAAGAGCTTGAGTATCAGTTAAAAGATGCTCAGGTCTCTTTTGTGTTATGTGAAGAAAAATTCAGCTCTTTGTTAGAAGATTTGCCAGTTAATAGCTTGGATTTAAAGTCAGTCAGCAAAATGACAATTCACTCCGATACGATAGCAGAAGTATCTACTATTTCTGGTGAGGATATTGCTTCAATTATGTATACTTCAGGCACAACAGGAAAACCTAAGGGGGTTATCCAGCGTTTTAAAAATCATTATGCTAGTGCTGTGGCAACAAAAGATAATATGGCTATTACAACAGAAGATAATTGGTTGTGTGCCGTTCCTTTGTTTCATATTAGCGGTCTGTCTATATTAATAAGACAACTTGTTTTAGGCTCTCAGGTGACATTATATAATAAATTTGATGCTAAAAAAATAACTCAAGACTTAATAAATGCTCAAGGAACAGTGATGTCTGTTGTACCAACAACTTTACAGTCCTTAATGAAGGAATTAGGAGATAGAGAGTATCATCCAACATTTCGTAGTTTTTTATTAGGAGGAGCACCTGCGTCCATGATGTCATTAAAAACTGCTCAAGCAAAGCATGTTGAAGTTATTCAGTCATTTGGTATGACAGAAACTTGTTCTCAAGTGATTGCTCTAAATAATCAAGATGCTGCTAAGCACATAGGCTCTGTTGGAAAACCCTTAAAACATGTTGAGCTAAAACTTGTGACAAAAAGTGGGGAAGAAGCCGTAGCAAATGAGCCAGGTGAGCTATACTTAAAAGGACCTAGTGTGGTTGATGGGTATTTAAATGATGCCAGTTTTAAAGAACAATACTGGAGTGCAGATGGGTGGTTTAAAACACAAGACTTGGCTTTAAGAGATGATTCTGGTTATATTTATATTTTAAGTCGTTTAAGTGATTTGATTATTTCAGGTGGTGAGAATATTTATCCTAAAGAAATAGAAGATAAATGTCTCTTGCTTAATAATGTAAAAGATGTTGCTGTTGTGGGACAAGAGGATGAGACGTGGGGAGCTGTTCCTGTGGTGTATTTAGTTGGTGATGTGAATCAGGCAGAACTAGAAAAACATTTAAAACAGCATTTGGCTAGTTATAAAATCCCTAAAGCAGTTTATTATTGTCGTAGTTTACCTAAAACAGCGAGTGGGAAAATAGCTAAGCACAGATTATTAACAAAAGAAAGAGAGGACTTTTTGTGTTAG
- the menB gene encoding 1,4-dihydroxy-2-naphthoyl-CoA synthase codes for MREWETLKNYEEILFEQTGKVAKITINRPEVHNAFTPKTVFEMIDAFTIARDKQDIGVIILTGAGDKAFCSGGDQKVRGNGGYVGSDNIPRLNVLDLQRLIRVIPKPVVAMVKGYSIGGGNVLQLVCDLTIASDNAKFGQTGPNVGSFDGGYGAGYLARVIGHKKAKEVWFMCKQYSAQEALDMGWINTVVPLEDVEDVTMEWAEDMLKRSPLALRMIKAAMNADTDGLAGIQQLAGDSTLLYYTMEEAQEGRDAFKEKRDPNFDQFPKFP; via the coding sequence ATGAGAGAATGGGAAACACTAAAAAATTATGAAGAAATTTTATTTGAGCAAACTGGAAAAGTTGCGAAAATTACGATAAATCGACCAGAAGTACATAATGCTTTTACACCGAAAACGGTTTTTGAAATGATTGATGCTTTTACAATTGCTAGAGACAAGCAAGATATTGGTGTGATTATTTTAACAGGTGCAGGAGATAAGGCTTTTTGTTCTGGTGGTGATCAAAAAGTTCGTGGTAACGGAGGATATGTTGGTAGTGATAATATACCTAGATTAAACGTTCTTGATTTACAACGCTTAATTCGTGTGATCCCAAAACCAGTTGTGGCTATGGTTAAAGGTTATTCAATTGGTGGAGGAAATGTCTTGCAGCTTGTTTGTGACTTAACGATTGCTTCTGACAATGCTAAGTTTGGTCAAACAGGACCCAATGTTGGTAGTTTTGACGGTGGATACGGAGCAGGTTACTTGGCTCGTGTGATTGGACATAAAAAAGCTAAAGAAGTTTGGTTTATGTGTAAACAATACTCAGCACAAGAAGCATTAGATATGGGTTGGATTAATACGGTCGTTCCTTTAGAAGATGTGGAAGATGTGACAATGGAGTGGGCTGAGGATATGTTAAAACGTAGCCCATTAGCTCTTCGTATGATTAAAGCAGCAATGAATGCTGACACAGATGGCTTAGCTGGTATTCAGCAACTTGCAGGAGACTCAACACTTCTTTATTACACAATGGAGGAAGCACAAGAAGGACGAGATGCTTTTAAAGAAAAACGTGATCCAAATTTTGATCAGTTTCCAAAATTTCCATAA
- a CDS encoding PaaI family thioesterase, with translation MTILDYLGIECLTKNQEEVVLQMTVTQNHLQPFKLMHGGLNAMLIETACSIGANEYLDNKIKVAIGLDVQANHIKSVASGVITTIAKPNHIGGTTQVWEASIFNDKNELISVGRCSLMNKKINY, from the coding sequence ATGACTATTTTAGATTATTTAGGGATTGAGTGCCTGACAAAAAATCAAGAAGAAGTCGTTTTACAAATGACAGTGACACAAAATCACCTGCAACCTTTTAAACTCATGCATGGGGGATTAAATGCTATGTTAATTGAGACAGCTTGTAGTATTGGGGCAAATGAGTATTTGGATAATAAAATTAAAGTGGCTATAGGATTAGATGTGCAAGCCAACCACATAAAAAGTGTAGCAAGTGGTGTTATTACGACTATCGCTAAACCAAATCACATAGGAGGTACAACGCAAGTTTGGGAAGCTAGTATTTTTAATGATAAAAATGAACTGATTAGTGTAGGTAGATGTAGTTTGATGAATAAAAAAATTAACTACTAG
- the pyrE gene encoding orotate phosphoribosyltransferase: MKKIAKHLLDIKAVTLSPTEPYTWASGMKSPIYCDNRLTMSYPEVRQDVACGLAKRIKEEFPDVQVIAGTATAGIPHAAWVAEELDLPMVYIRGASKGHGKKNQIEGRIDRGAKMVVIEDLISTGGSVIEACLAAEKEGADVLGVMAIFTYQLPDGLANFKENNLACHTLTNYDELIEVALENNYIHQDEELVLKEWKKDPKNW; the protein is encoded by the coding sequence ATGAAAAAAATTGCAAAGCATTTATTAGATATTAAAGCAGTGACACTAAGTCCCACTGAGCCATACACATGGGCTAGTGGCATGAAAAGTCCAATTTATTGTGACAATCGTTTAACGATGAGTTACCCAGAAGTTAGACAAGATGTGGCCTGTGGTTTGGCGAAAAGAATCAAAGAAGAATTCCCAGATGTTCAGGTGATTGCAGGAACTGCAACTGCTGGTATTCCTCATGCTGCTTGGGTCGCTGAAGAACTTGATTTACCTATGGTTTATATTAGAGGTGCTTCAAAAGGACATGGCAAGAAAAATCAAATTGAAGGTCGGATTGATAGAGGGGCTAAAATGGTAGTCATCGAAGACTTGATTTCAACTGGCGGTAGTGTGATTGAAGCTTGTCTTGCAGCTGAAAAAGAAGGCGCTGACGTACTAGGTGTCATGGCAATTTTTACTTATCAATTACCTGATGGCTTAGCTAATTTTAAAGAAAATAATTTAGCTTGTCATACGTTGACGAATTATGACGAATTAATTGAGGTAGCCTTAGAGAATAACTATATTCATCAAGATGAAGAACTCGTTTTAAAAGAATGGAAAAAAGATCCTAAAAATTGGTAA
- the pyrF gene encoding orotidine-5'-phosphate decarboxylase has protein sequence MMKRPIIALDFSNKKEVDIFLANFPENESLFVKVGMELFYQEGPNIVTWLKSLNHDVFLDLKLHDIPNTVESAMRGLGKLGVDMTNVHAAGGKEMMIAARRGLEAGASQFGKTPILIAVTQLTSTSNQEVREEQLIIEGLEASVCQYAKLANDSGLDGVVCSALEVDMIKQKTRKDFVCLTPGIRPNLNTLDDQKRTVTPQMAREIGSTFIVVGRPITKSDHPYESYLSIKKQWSGE, from the coding sequence ATAATGAAGAGACCAATTATTGCGCTAGATTTTTCAAATAAAAAAGAAGTAGACATATTTTTAGCTAATTTCCCAGAAAATGAATCTCTATTTGTTAAAGTAGGTATGGAATTATTTTACCAAGAAGGTCCAAACATTGTGACTTGGTTAAAATCATTGAACCATGATGTTTTTCTAGACTTGAAACTTCATGATATTCCAAATACAGTAGAGAGTGCTATGAGAGGTTTAGGTAAACTTGGTGTCGATATGACTAATGTTCATGCAGCAGGTGGAAAAGAGATGATGATAGCTGCCAGACGAGGCTTAGAAGCAGGAGCTAGCCAGTTTGGTAAAACACCTATTCTGATAGCTGTGACTCAACTCACTTCAACAAGTAATCAGGAAGTTAGAGAAGAACAATTAATTATAGAAGGACTGGAAGCTAGTGTGTGTCAGTATGCCAAACTAGCGAATGATTCTGGCTTAGATGGTGTTGTTTGCTCTGCTTTAGAAGTTGACATGATAAAACAAAAGACAAGAAAAGACTTTGTTTGTCTCACACCAGGCATTCGCCCTAACCTGAATACTCTAGATGATCAAAAACGCACGGTGACACCACAAATGGCTAGAGAAATTGGTTCAACCTTTATCGTGGTTGGTCGTCCAATTACCAAAAGTGATCACCCTTATGAAAGCTATCTTTCAATCAAAAAACAATGGAGCGGGGAATAA
- a CDS encoding dihydroorotate dehydrogenase, whose product MSRLNVSLPGLDLKNPIMPASGCFGFGDEYSKYYDLSLLGAIMVKATTITMRYGNPTPRVAETPSGMLNAIGLQNPGLEEVMRNQLPALEKWDVPIIANVAGSSVEDYVRVCEKIGDAPNVKAIELNISCPNVKEGGIAFGTSAGIAKELTMAAKSVAKVPVYVKLSPNVTSIVPIAKAVEAGGADGITMINTLLGMRLDLKTRQPILANGTGGLSGPGIKPVAIRMIHEVSRAVDIPIIGMGGVVTVDDVLEMFLAGASAVAVGTMNFTDPFICPTLIDELPKRMDELGIESLETLIREVREAR is encoded by the coding sequence ATGAGTCGTTTAAATGTGTCACTACCAGGACTAGATTTAAAAAATCCAATTATGCCAGCAAGTGGTTGTTTTGGTTTTGGTGATGAGTATAGTAAATATTATGATTTGAGTCTTTTAGGTGCCATTATGGTAAAAGCAACTACCATCACCATGCGCTATGGTAACCCAACTCCTAGAGTAGCTGAAACTCCTAGTGGAATGCTTAATGCCATTGGTCTTCAAAATCCAGGGTTAGAAGAGGTCATGAGAAATCAATTACCAGCTTTAGAAAAATGGGACGTACCGATTATTGCAAACGTTGCTGGTTCAAGCGTGGAAGATTATGTGAGAGTTTGTGAGAAAATTGGAGATGCACCAAATGTTAAAGCTATTGAACTAAATATTTCTTGCCCAAATGTGAAAGAAGGTGGTATAGCCTTTGGTACTAGTGCAGGGATTGCAAAAGAGCTGACTATGGCTGCAAAATCTGTCGCAAAGGTACCAGTATATGTAAAATTATCTCCAAATGTCACAAGTATTGTTCCCATTGCTAAAGCAGTTGAGGCAGGCGGAGCTGATGGTATCACGATGATAAATACATTACTTGGTATGCGGCTAGATTTAAAAACTAGACAACCTATTTTAGCAAATGGTACTGGTGGATTATCTGGTCCTGGTATAAAACCTGTGGCGATTAGAATGATTCACGAAGTCTCACGCGCTGTTGATATACCTATTATTGGTATGGGCGGGGTTGTTACAGTAGATGATGTGTTAGAGATGTTTTTAGCAGGGGCTAGTGCTGTGGCAGTTGGAACAATGAATTTTACAGATCCTTTTATCTGTCCAACTTTAATTGATGAGCTACCTAAAAGAATGGATGAATTAGGAATTGAATCTCTTGAAACATTAATTAGGGAAGTTAGGGAGGCTAGATAA